Proteins found in one uncultured Desulfuromonas sp. genomic segment:
- the fdxB gene encoding ferredoxin III, nif-specific, translating to MAYLTGKTKGGKDWTPNFVESIDPEKCIGCGRCFKACSRKVLGPEDFYDEETDTERMVMTIVNDDNCIGCMGCIVTCPKKCFTVAPLEV from the coding sequence ATGGCGTATTTAACTGGTAAAACCAAAGGTGGCAAGGATTGGACTCCGAATTTCGTCGAGAGCATTGATCCTGAAAAATGTATCGGCTGCGGACGTTGTTTCAAAGCCTGCTCTCGTAAAGTTCTCGGTCCCGAGGATTTTTATGACGAAGAGACCGACACTGAGCGTATGGTCATGACCATTGTGAATGATGACAACTGTATCGGTTGCATGGGCTGTATCGTCACCTGCCCGAAAAAATGTTTTACCGTGGCTCCGTTGGAGGTTTAA